The segment TTGGATTTAGTTTGCAGGGACCAATTCTGACAAAAAACCAGGATGGTAACAAATCCTCAATCCTTGGCTATTTTATTGCCGGCGATGTTGTTTACCGTGAGGATGGAAGGCCTTCAGTCAGCGGGTCGATTGACAAGGTAACGGATGAGTATCTTGCCTATTTGAAAGAAAACCCACTGCGACCCTCAGGAACAGGTTTCGGCTCATTCGATAACAGTTTGTTTACAAAAAAAGCGGATACCGAAAGCATTGAAAATACGCAGAATACAAACTCTCTTGATGTGAGTTTGTCAGGGAAAATTGATATCAAAGTTTCTCCCACGGTCAATATGTCAATTGGTGGCTCCTACAACGTACAGGATTACAAGGCGTTTCAGTATGCAGGCTCTTTGTTTAACTACGAAAATAATCCCCATGTTTACAATAATACATGGCGTGTTTATGGCAGGTTAACCCAAAGATTTTCAACTGACCGGGAGAGTAGTTCCACAATCAGGAATGTTTTTTATACGATCCAGGCCGACTACTCGAAATTTTATCAGGTGGTTGAGGATGATTCCCATCGTGACGATCTTTTCAAATATGGGTATTTGGGGAAATATGATACTTACAAGCGCAGGTCCTACGAGATTGGAACTGATACCGTTAATGGTCAGATTTATTCCAATGTTTGGGTGCAAAATGCTTTCCAGGATACTGCATTCACTTTCCAGCCTTACGAATTTAATCCTGTAGTAGCCCGCTATACGGAGCAGTATTATGAGTTTTATCCTGAGAAAGGCGATTGGAGAGATCCAGCTAATGGATACTGGCTTAATTCCAATCAGGTGCAACTTTATGGTGGTTTACTTAATGGACAGTCGCCTGATAATGTTTACACGATGTGGCAGGGTTTAGGGGCACAATACAATGGATACTCGGTAGCAAATAACTCACAGGTGGGGATTTCTGCCAATGCATCTGCCGACATCGGAAACCACGCGATTGAGTTCGGTTTGCAATACGAACAGCGCACAAATAGCTCTTATGGATATGGTCCTGTAGGTCTTTGGACTATGATGCGTCAGATCACCAATGCGCACATCAACGAATTGGATAAAAGCAGTGCACATCTTGTTGTGGTGGATGGTGTTTTTCAGGATACTATCAATTATGACCGACTCTATAGTTTCACGGATCAGCGGATTTTTGATATCAATCTCAGGGAAAGACTTGGATTGAATGTTCAAGGTACCGATTGGATTGACATTGATTCTTACGATCCAAACACCCAAACCATCAGTTATTTCGATGCCAATGGAAATTTAAATAAAAACATTCCTCTCAGAGGAGGTTTATCCATTGATATGTTCAGTCCCGATGAGTTGTTCAACGATGGTTTCAGCTATGTAAATTACTATGGATACGATCCTTATGGTAATAAACAATCAAGTCGTCCCGCGTTTGATGATTTTTTCAACAAAACAGAAAGCATCTTACTACCAAACGGGCAGACCAAATTCTATAATACACGGGATATTGGAGCATTCCAACCTATTTACATGGCAGGTTATATCCAGGATAAATTTGCATTCGACGATTTGATTTTTAACATTGGAGTTCGTGTTGACCGCTTTGATGCCAACCAGATGGTACTGAAAGATCCTTACCTGTTCTATTCAGCATATACTGCTGATGAGGTAAAAACAGTCGGTGGAAAGCAGGTGACCCATCCGGGTAGTGTTAGCGGTGATGCAGTGGTTTATATTGATAATAAAGACAATCCTTCAGAAATATTAGGATATCGCGAAGGAAGTGTATGGTACAATGCTACCGGTAGTGTTATTCAAAACCCTGAAATACTTGATGCAGGAAATGGCATTACACCGTACCTTGTTAACCCGGGGCAAAATCAAATTACATCAGATGTTTTTAAAGATTATGATCCTCAGGTAAGTGTAATGCCCCGTATTTCATTCTCTTTCCCGATTTCTGATGAAGCACTTTTCTTTGCTCACTACGATATTCTTACCCAGAGGCCAACTTCTGCATTGAGAATGGATCCAACGGATTATTTTTTCATTGCACAACGTGGAAGTATCAATAATCCCAATCTAAAACCTGAAAAAACCATTGATTATGAACTGGGCTTCCAGCAAAAGATAAGCAATTCATCCTCTCTTAAATTATCAGCATTCTATCGCGAAATGCGCGATCAGATTCAATATTTCCGCTACACAGGTGCTTACACAGGAGCTACTTCACTTTACGATAGTTACACCAATCTCGACTTTGCAACAGTTAAAGGGTTGACTGTTGAATATGACCTGAGAAGAACAAGCAATGTTAGAGCAAGGGTAAGTTACACGCTTCAGTTTGCTGACGGAACCGGGTCAAGTCCGAATACTGCTGCTGCACTTGTCAGCGCAGGCTTACCAAACCTCAGGCAGGTCTTCCCGTTGGATTGGGACAGGAGGCATTCTTTTAACATAAGTCTTGATTACAGGTTTGGCGAAGGGAAAGGATATACCGGGCCAACCTCTACCAAGCAGATTAAAGGTACAGAACAGGTTAAAACCATTCAATGGTTGCAAAATACAGGCGCCAACTTTACGCTTAGCGGCGGTTCGGGAACACCTTTCACAAGGTCAGATAATATCATTGGAGTGTATGCCGGTGGCGGTGGTTATCAGCTGGACGGATCCATAAATGGTTCACGTTTGCCCTGGCAGTTTCGAATTGATGCTCGTTTAGACAGAGATATTCAGGTGTCGAAAAAGCCCAATGCTACCACATACCTTAACGTTTATCTGCAATTTTTAAACCTTCTGGATACCAAGAACATCATCAGCGTTTATCCTGCCACAGGAAGTCCGGATGATGATGGTTACCTCACTGCTCCTGAATGGCAGAGTAACATCAATACATCAACTGACCCGGAAGCTTACCGCGATCTGTATGCATTGAGGATGAATTCGCCATTTAATTACAGTTTACCCCGCCAGATAAGGCTTGGTGTTGTTTTTAACTTTTAGATCAATTTTTTCAATCGCTTGATTTTATGAATAAAGCAAATAATAAAATAAGTATAGAGATGAAAAACATTTTACACACGCTGTTGGTGTTTGCTGTGATGAGCTTAATTGTCCAGCAGGGCTATGCAGAAAAATATGTTAACGAAGAAAAGTCCAGGGAGATTAAAGCCAGTGCAGCAGGATGTCCTGCAGGTGCAGGTTTTGCTTTCCTTGACGTAAATAATGTTCGTGCCCGAATCAATACTGGCGGAGATATGTGGTGGAATTTCGACAGGGCACAATATTATGTACCCGCCAACACAGAAAAAACCTCCATGTTTTCTGCTTCTCTCTGGATTGGTGGTCTTGACGTTAACGGTCAGTTGAAACTTGCCGCTCAGCGTTACAGGCAGGTTGGTATTGATTATTGGCCAGGCCCCCTTTCGATGGTTGATGCATCCATAGATGAAGAAACCTGCGCCCAGTATGATCAGATGTTCAGAATGACCCGTCAGATGGTGGATGACTACCTTGCATGGTGGAACAGCACAAATCGTGCTGAAGAGTTTCCCGGCTATGTAATCCCCGATGAAATCCTGAATTGGCCGGCACACGGCGACGTAGCCAAAGGACAAAGTTATTACCTGGCGCCTTTTGTGGATACTGACGGTGATGGAAATTACGATCCGACACAAGGCGACTATCCCTATTATGATATAGACAATAGCCTGTGCCGCACCCAAACCCCTACAATGGATGCCCAGTTTTACCATCCTGACGATCCTGAAAACTGGAAGTATGGGATTCTTGCCGACCAGGTCATTAAAGGCGACCAAACACTTTGGTGGGTTTTTAATGATAAAGGAAATATCCACACTGAAACCAAGGGAGCGGCTATTGGTTTGGAAATCAGAGGCCAGTCTTTTGGCTTTGCTACAAATGATGAAATTAATAACATGACCTTTTACAGTTATGAAATCATTAACCGTTCAACTTTTTCGTTGACCCAAACCTATTTTAGCCAATGGGTTGACACTGACCTTGGCTACGCCTGGGACGATTATGTAGGTTGTGATGTGGGAAGAGGACTTGGTTATTGCTACAATGGTTTCCCAATTGACGGAACCGGTGAGGTTGAAGCCTATGGGGAACAACCTCCTGCCATCGGAGTGGACTTCTTCCAGGGGCCATATATGGATCCGGATAATACCGATAATCCAAAATTTATTTTTGTTACCAATGCACAGGGAGATACTATTGATCAAATTCAAATTTGTGATGTAAGTATCAATGGTGTGAACTTTGGTGATGGTATTGTGGATAATGAGCGTTTTGGTATGAGAAGATATGTTTACCACAATAACACTTCACCCAACCCGGCAACTACCGACCCGAGTTTAGCACCGGAATATTACAACTACCTCAGAGGAATCTGGAAAGACAATACTAAAATGTCCTATGGCGGAACTGCACATGTGAGCGATGCAGCAGCAGTTGGTCCTGATTGTGACTTTATGTTTCCAAGCGATACTGACCCGTGCAACTGGGGTACTGGAGGCGTGCCACCCAATGATGGTTTTAACCAGGATGGCAAATACTGGACAGAAGAAACCCAAAATAATCAACCCGGTGACCGTCGTTTCATGCAGTCTGCCGGCCCGTTTACCCTGGAACCAGGTGCTGTTAACTACATCACTGTGGGTATCCCCTGGGCACGTGCTACTACCGGTGGTCCCTGGGCTTCAGTAGAATTATTGCGAGTGGTGGATGATAAATGCCAGGCCTTGTTTGATAACTGCTTTAAAGTGCTTGATGGGCCGGATGCTCCGGACCTTTCCTTTCTTGAAACAGATCGCAAGCTCATTGTCTTTATATCCAACCGTAAAGGATCAAACAACTACAAAGAATCTTACTCAGAAATTGATCCTAACATTCAATTATTGGAGGATTCTATCCCATTACCTCAAAATGTCGAAGATTCATTGAGAACCTATTTCTTTGAAGGTTACCAAATCTACCAGCTTCGCTACCCGGAAGTTAGTGTCGAAAGCCTTGATGATCCTGACCTGGCTCGCCTGGTGGCTCAGTATGATATCAAAAATGGAATTTCCAAGTTAGTCAACATTTATTTCGACCAGTCCATAGGGTTTAGTGTTCCGGTAGTTGAAGTTGTTGGACGTGATGAAGGGATTAGCCACTCCTTTGAATTAACACAAGACGCCTTTGCTGAAAAAGATCCTAAGTTGGTCAATCATAGGCAGTATTATTTCATGGTGTTGGCTTACGCGTTCAATGAGTATTCGCCTTACAGTGAAGAACCCGGCGTTCTTAACGGTTTGTTTGGGCAAAAAAGACCTTACCTGGCCGGAAGGAAGAACATAAAAGTTTACACGGCAATT is part of the Bacteroidales bacterium genome and harbors:
- a CDS encoding carboxypeptidase regulatory-like domain-containing protein: MLKHLLLTIVGLLAINLLAFSQTGSIQGQILDADTKEPIPFANVAIYSGGNLLTGATTDFDGKYAVRSLRPGNYSVRASFVGYQSREISGVVVRADQITFSDIELKATAEVLETVEVTEYKIPLISKDQTTSGATLTSEEIEKMPNRSATSIATTVGGVYSDADGGSISIRGQRQEGTVYYIDGMRVLGSTNMPESSIEQVAVILGGVPARFGDATGGIISLTTKGPSREFGGGLELQTSQFLDKFGYNRLGFSLQGPILTKNQDGNKSSILGYFIAGDVVYREDGRPSVSGSIDKVTDEYLAYLKENPLRPSGTGFGSFDNSLFTKKADTESIENTQNTNSLDVSLSGKIDIKVSPTVNMSIGGSYNVQDYKAFQYAGSLFNYENNPHVYNNTWRVYGRLTQRFSTDRESSSTIRNVFYTIQADYSKFYQVVEDDSHRDDLFKYGYLGKYDTYKRRSYEIGTDTVNGQIYSNVWVQNAFQDTAFTFQPYEFNPVVARYTEQYYEFYPEKGDWRDPANGYWLNSNQVQLYGGLLNGQSPDNVYTMWQGLGAQYNGYSVANNSQVGISANASADIGNHAIEFGLQYEQRTNSSYGYGPVGLWTMMRQITNAHINELDKSSAHLVVVDGVFQDTINYDRLYSFTDQRIFDINLRERLGLNVQGTDWIDIDSYDPNTQTISYFDANGNLNKNIPLRGGLSIDMFSPDELFNDGFSYVNYYGYDPYGNKQSSRPAFDDFFNKTESILLPNGQTKFYNTRDIGAFQPIYMAGYIQDKFAFDDLIFNIGVRVDRFDANQMVLKDPYLFYSAYTADEVKTVGGKQVTHPGSVSGDAVVYIDNKDNPSEILGYREGSVWYNATGSVIQNPEILDAGNGITPYLVNPGQNQITSDVFKDYDPQVSVMPRISFSFPISDEALFFAHYDILTQRPTSALRMDPTDYFFIAQRGSINNPNLKPEKTIDYELGFQQKISNSSSLKLSAFYREMRDQIQYFRYTGAYTGATSLYDSYTNLDFATVKGLTVEYDLRRTSNVRARVSYTLQFADGTGSSPNTAAALVSAGLPNLRQVFPLDWDRRHSFNISLDYRFGEGKGYTGPTSTKQIKGTEQVKTIQWLQNTGANFTLSGGSGTPFTRSDNIIGVYAGGGGYQLDGSINGSRLPWQFRIDARLDRDIQVSKKPNATTYLNVYLQFLNLLDTKNIISVYPATGSPDDDGYLTAPEWQSNINTSTDPEAYRDLYALRMNSPFNYSLPRQIRLGVVFNF
- a CDS encoding T9SS C-terminal target domain-containing protein, whose protein sequence is MKNILHTLLVFAVMSLIVQQGYAEKYVNEEKSREIKASAAGCPAGAGFAFLDVNNVRARINTGGDMWWNFDRAQYYVPANTEKTSMFSASLWIGGLDVNGQLKLAAQRYRQVGIDYWPGPLSMVDASIDEETCAQYDQMFRMTRQMVDDYLAWWNSTNRAEEFPGYVIPDEILNWPAHGDVAKGQSYYLAPFVDTDGDGNYDPTQGDYPYYDIDNSLCRTQTPTMDAQFYHPDDPENWKYGILADQVIKGDQTLWWVFNDKGNIHTETKGAAIGLEIRGQSFGFATNDEINNMTFYSYEIINRSTFSLTQTYFSQWVDTDLGYAWDDYVGCDVGRGLGYCYNGFPIDGTGEVEAYGEQPPAIGVDFFQGPYMDPDNTDNPKFIFVTNAQGDTIDQIQICDVSINGVNFGDGIVDNERFGMRRYVYHNNTSPNPATTDPSLAPEYYNYLRGIWKDNTKMSYGGTAHVSDAAAVGPDCDFMFPSDTDPCNWGTGGVPPNDGFNQDGKYWTEETQNNQPGDRRFMQSAGPFTLEPGAVNYITVGIPWARATTGGPWASVELLRVVDDKCQALFDNCFKVLDGPDAPDLSFLETDRKLIVFISNRKGSNNYKESYSEIDPNIQLLEDSIPLPQNVEDSLRTYFFEGYQIYQLRYPEVSVESLDDPDLARLVAQYDIKNGISKLVNIYFDQSIGFSVPVVEVVGRDEGISHSFELTQDAFAEKDPKLVNHRQYYFMVLAYAFNEYSPYSEEPGVLNGLFGQKRPYLAGRKNIKVYTAIPHKTVGGMELNSEYGDGFPITRLQGQGNAGVGIDMSPESIQELLAKPPIEYPNYVNPPYGIKSLQQKLIPSTVIGDANYPIVYNPKYLQGKGPLKVKVVDPMNIKSGKFRVELFDVEMPFTVSTANDTIYDTLTIARANWRLIDEGGNSWISDTTIDQRNEQIIPELGVSVNMEQIAFPGETNAVNNAFIKSEIIYQDSSQLWFSGVPDFDVPSNPLNWIRSGVYVDGNSPYNDWNMSADSPLDAGQYYEKVIPMTVRIFGEDLTGGTWAPFPLVATRINMDYGHGPAPTGSKPADLKNISSIDVVLTSDKSQWTRCPVVELCPDPMLAEGNAPQYTLRRSPSVNKDGVFADPQAAPSMDPADANYVSATGMGWFPGYAINLETGERLNVMFGENSWLAGDNGRDMQWNPTSTVVNETNFAPVLGGMHYLYVMDNRKVIIGSGANAFNFDFTAYDAGVKLYHTFKISSDSLPIGTVVLPAIYQSCQWVNIPLKAENQPWLPAGNDATIKIRVGKPYQRYLSRAVEPDNPVNTNNFNPAYEFETTGMEAVPFSAQQNDQHLDMINVVPNPYYAYADGPGYERNQLDTRVKIINLPPRCTVTIYNISGTLIRQYNVDKTGIPNPRASTNGEDTDAQTSIDWDLKNFAGIPIAGGIYLIHVKESGGRNGERVIKWFGTMRPIDLNTF